The following are encoded together in the Prunus dulcis unplaced genomic scaffold, ALMONDv2, whole genome shotgun sequence genome:
- the LOC117613178 gene encoding uncharacterized protein LOC117613178, giving the protein MEKYRKDELDRTGIEPSPIDCFKKFHVSKPKNGGEESWPSEKAKELFEKMENKKVAATEDENEVDDWDIYKEVIGGPSHGRILGLGGGYSTKDVYPSDDQDCNKRICLEREEEHEKLKEEVKDLKSVLYELKDVVQSMRENNSNTYARSRQSAPMDNVESCSDAHLEDE; this is encoded by the exons ATGGAAAAGTACAGAAAAGATGAG CTTGATCGAACTGGAATTGAACCGAGTCCAATTGATTGTTTCAAAAAGTTCCATGTAAGTAAGCCTAAGaatggaggagaagaaagtTGGCCAAGTGAAAAGGCTAAAGAACTTTTT gaaaaaatggAGAATAAAAAGGTTGCTGCAACGGAAGACGAGAATGAAGTAGATGATTGGGATATATACAAGGAGGTTATTGGTGGGCCAAGTCACGGTCGTATCCTTGGCTTAGGTGGTGGCTATAGTACAAAAGATGTGTATCCCTCAGATGACCAAGATTGTAATAAACGTATATGCTTAGAACGTGAAGAAGAGCATGAGAAATTAAAGGAGGAAGTGAAGGACTTGAAAAGTGTGTTGTATGAATTGAAAGATGTAGTTCAAAGTATGAGGGAAAACAACTCAAATACTTATGCACGCTCAAGACAATCTGCTCCAATG GACAATGTAGAAAGTTGTTCAGATGCTCACCTTGAAGACGAGTAG